A genomic window from Candidatus Acididesulfobacter guangdongensis includes:
- a CDS encoding AAA family ATPase codes for MAILNNLLKSKKLGEILVDSKMLNPTQLESALNEAKKRNMRLGTALVSLSILSEDDIINALSQQLSIKKIELSKIAIDPAIGKILPEALSKQFKMVAINLSDNILTVVISDPLNVFAGDALKKAVNYDIEIAVAREHEILRAIDFVYSAKDIIKADNSEHIALNLNKGPQKSTTGVNSATSSVFAAPAGDAINKEIIESEDINIIKLVNDIIVSASKNRASDIHIEPLEDEILIRERIDGELFEIKKLPKQFINPLIARIKIISNMDIAEKRNAQDSRFNITLSGKELDIRVSILPTINGEKAVLRILDKSSKINKISESSYIDDITKGKILKLINKKYGLFLITGPTGSGKTTTAYSILSELNKLNKNLVTVENPVEYKIKYINQVEANLKGGMSFADILRSVLRQDPDIILVGEIRDIETAKIAIQASLTGHFVISTLHTQDASSTISRLIDMQIEPFLIASAIVGIIGQRLLKKLCDKCKKPYEPDAELLKELGLPENKTVYFYKEKGCPECRGTGFKGRIPIYELLVPDNNIQKLILEKADASLIRNTAVTNGFITLRRYGIIKALEGLTAIEEVLQATQDI; via the coding sequence ATGGCAATCTTAAACAATTTATTAAAATCAAAAAAACTTGGAGAAATTTTAGTCGATTCTAAGATGCTTAATCCTACGCAATTAGAATCTGCCCTTAATGAAGCAAAAAAAAGAAATATGAGGCTGGGAACAGCTTTAGTCTCTCTTAGTATTCTGTCGGAAGACGATATAATTAACGCTTTATCTCAGCAGCTCAGTATTAAGAAAATAGAGCTGTCCAAAATCGCCATAGACCCCGCAATAGGTAAAATTTTACCTGAAGCCCTTTCAAAACAGTTTAAGATGGTTGCTATTAATCTTTCGGACAATATCCTGACCGTAGTTATATCTGACCCTCTAAATGTTTTTGCCGGAGACGCTCTTAAAAAAGCAGTTAATTATGATATAGAAATTGCAGTCGCAAGAGAACACGAGATACTCAGAGCCATCGATTTTGTATATTCCGCCAAAGATATTATAAAAGCCGATAATTCAGAGCATATAGCCTTAAATTTAAACAAAGGACCGCAAAAAAGCACAACCGGCGTCAATTCTGCCACCTCTTCCGTTTTTGCAGCACCGGCAGGCGATGCTATAAACAAAGAAATTATAGAATCGGAAGATATAAATATAATTAAATTAGTAAACGACATAATAGTTTCGGCATCGAAGAACAGAGCTTCAGATATACATATAGAACCGTTAGAAGATGAAATTTTAATAAGAGAAAGAATAGACGGGGAACTTTTTGAAATTAAAAAACTTCCAAAGCAATTTATAAATCCTTTGATTGCAAGAATTAAGATAATTTCTAATATGGATATCGCCGAAAAAAGAAATGCGCAGGATTCAAGATTTAATATTACGCTTTCTGGAAAAGAACTTGACATAAGGGTTTCTATACTGCCTACGATAAACGGAGAAAAAGCTGTACTGCGAATATTAGATAAATCATCCAAGATAAATAAAATATCAGAATCTTCGTATATTGACGATATAACTAAAGGCAAAATATTAAAACTTATAAACAAAAAATACGGATTATTTCTGATAACCGGACCTACCGGCTCAGGAAAGACAACTACTGCTTATTCAATATTGTCAGAATTAAATAAATTAAATAAGAACTTAGTAACCGTTGAAAATCCGGTTGAATATAAGATAAAATATATAAATCAGGTCGAAGCCAATCTTAAAGGCGGAATGTCTTTTGCCGATATTCTAAGGTCAGTTTTAAGACAGGACCCCGACATTATACTTGTCGGAGAAATAAGGGATATAGAAACCGCTAAAATAGCGATACAGGCTTCATTAACTGGTCATTTTGTAATTTCAACCCTTCATACGCAGGATGCCTCTAGCACAATATCAAGACTGATAGATATGCAGATAGAACCTTTTTTGATAGCATCCGCTATTGTAGGCATTATTGGTCAAAGACTGCTAAAAAAACTTTGCGATAAATGCAAAAAACCGTACGAGCCCGATGCAGAATTATTAAAAGAATTGGGTTTGCCTGAAAATAAAACAGTTTATTTTTATAAAGAAAAAGGCTGTCCTGAATGCAGAGGCACAGGTTTTAAAGGAAGAATTCCTATATATGAATTATTGGTTCCTGACAATAATATACAAAAATTGATTTTAGAAAAAGCCGATGCCTCTCTAATAAGGAATACGGCTGTTACAAACGGTTTTATTACGCTGAGAAGATACGGCATAATAAAAGCGCTGGAAGGGCTTACTGCTATAGAAGAAGTACTGCAGGCAACACAGGATATTTAA
- a CDS encoding SDR family oxidoreductase: MKVLITGGAGFIGSNLCERLLNEGNEVLCMDNFFTGSKENIKEFKDNYNFELIRHDISEPFNIEADFIINLACPASVPFYQKNPLKTMKDNVFGIFNVMENARRLNIPVLHTSTSEVYGSPSVHPQPETYSGNVNPTSIRSCYDEGKRAAETIMFDYHRTYGTDIKIVRVFNTYGPKMLEDDGRVVSNFIVQALKGIDLTVYGDGKQNRSFCYISDLLDGIMLLKNSKNFTGPVNLGNTYEFTIIDFAKLVLSLTGSKSKIVFKDLPKDDPIQRRPDLSLAKEKLGYNPKVNIEAGLKLTIEYFKKRMGL, encoded by the coding sequence ATGAAAGTTTTAATTACGGGCGGAGCTGGTTTTATCGGTTCTAATTTATGCGAAAGGTTGTTAAATGAAGGCAACGAAGTGTTATGTATGGATAATTTTTTTACCGGTTCAAAAGAAAACATAAAAGAATTTAAAGATAATTATAATTTTGAATTAATAAGACACGATATATCCGAACCTTTTAATATTGAAGCCGATTTTATTATTAATCTGGCATGTCCGGCTTCTGTTCCGTTCTACCAGAAAAATCCTCTTAAGACAATGAAAGATAATGTTTTTGGAATATTTAACGTCATGGAAAACGCAAGAAGATTAAATATTCCGGTGCTGCATACTTCCACATCCGAAGTTTACGGTTCTCCTTCTGTTCATCCTCAACCCGAGACTTACAGCGGCAATGTTAATCCGACATCTATAAGGTCTTGCTATGATGAAGGGAAGAGAGCGGCGGAAACTATTATGTTTGATTATCACAGAACTTACGGCACAGATATTAAAATAGTGCGCGTGTTTAATACATACGGTCCAAAAATGCTTGAAGACGACGGAAGAGTGGTTTCCAATTTTATAGTTCAGGCGTTAAAAGGGATAGATTTGACGGTTTACGGAGACGGAAAACAAAATCGTTCATTCTGTTATATTTCTGATTTACTAGACGGAATTATGCTTTTAAAAAATTCAAAAAATTTTACTGGTCCTGTTAATCTCGGCAATACTTACGAGTTTACAATAATAGATTTCGCAAAATTGGTTTTGTCTCTGACCGGTTCTAAATCAAAAATAGTATTTAAAGATCTGCCTAAAGACGACCCGATTCAGAGACGACCTGATTTATCGCTTGCAAAAGAAAAATTGGGATACAATCCCAAAGTTAATATCGAAGCAGGCTTAAAATTAACTATTGAATATTTTAAGAAAAGAATGGGATTGTAA
- a CDS encoding type II secretion system F family protein, with translation MSIYIYRARSRNGKLVVGQIEAASLLAAEKNVENLQLIPLSVVEKSSISMNELIPSFQSISKKDIIIFSRQLATLYQSGVPISKSLTSLIEFTRNKKFKIVLQEVKDDLESGQTLAKSLSNHPKIFSEIYVNMVEVGESTGLLYDVLVRIALLMEKEMAIKAKVKSATFYPKLVITAIIIATAVLIGFVIPKFAMLYSSFNVPLPLETRILVAISDFFVNFWYIMLAIFAALIISVKLYLNSVSGRLWWDEYKLKIPIFGSIFYKSMMGQFTRIFGLLFQSGIPVNRAFELIRNSVDNKYFTRKIDELQEEITKGKSITQSFIDSKIFSPIIIQMVSVGEETGHIDEMLNKVADYFDEDLDHQLNILQASIEPILLSIIFGMVLFLALAIYLPIIDVINFTKK, from the coding sequence ATGTCAATTTATATTTATAGGGCAAGAAGCAGAAACGGTAAGTTAGTTGTCGGTCAAATTGAAGCGGCTTCCCTGCTTGCAGCGGAAAAGAACGTTGAAAATCTTCAGTTGATTCCGTTATCGGTTGTTGAAAAATCAAGTATTTCTATGAACGAACTTATTCCTTCTTTTCAATCTATATCAAAAAAAGATATAATTATTTTTTCACGTCAACTTGCCACTTTATATCAGTCAGGCGTTCCTATCAGCAAAAGTTTAACTTCTCTGATTGAGTTTACAAGAAATAAGAAATTTAAAATTGTTCTTCAGGAAGTCAAAGATGACCTTGAAAGCGGTCAGACACTTGCAAAAAGCTTGAGCAATCATCCAAAAATATTTTCCGAAATATACGTTAACATGGTTGAGGTAGGCGAATCGACTGGTCTTTTATATGACGTCTTAGTCAGAATTGCCTTGCTTATGGAAAAAGAAATGGCTATTAAAGCAAAAGTTAAAAGCGCGACATTTTATCCAAAATTAGTTATTACTGCTATAATTATTGCAACTGCCGTTTTAATAGGATTTGTTATTCCAAAATTTGCTATGCTCTACAGCAGTTTTAATGTGCCTCTTCCTCTTGAAACCAGAATCTTAGTCGCTATTTCCGATTTCTTTGTTAATTTCTGGTATATTATGCTGGCAATTTTTGCAGCGCTCATTATTTCCGTCAAACTTTATTTGAATTCGGTTAGCGGCAGGCTATGGTGGGATGAATACAAATTAAAAATCCCCATATTCGGAAGTATTTTTTATAAATCTATGATGGGTCAATTTACAAGAATATTCGGTCTTTTATTTCAAAGCGGAATACCGGTTAACCGTGCTTTTGAACTTATAAGGAATTCTGTAGACAACAAATATTTTACAAGAAAAATAGATGAATTGCAGGAAGAAATCACAAAAGGCAAATCCATCACACAAAGTTTTATAGATTCAAAAATTTTTTCTCCAATAATAATTCAAATGGTAAGCGTCGGCGAAGAAACGGGTCATATAGACGAGATGCTTAACAAGGTAGCCGATTATTTCGACGAAGATTTAGACCATCAGCTTAACATATTGCAGGCATCAATAGAACCTATTCTGCTGAGCATTATATTCGGAATGGTTTTATTTTTAGCGCTCGCTATTTATCTTCCGATTATAGACGTCATTAATTTTACTAAAAAATAA
- a CDS encoding type I 3-dehydroquinate dehydratase: MLLSEIKKETDKKPHVCASIGKVELSKVISVMEDAANNNFSCVEIRFDLLIDLQEELLFNKYLPEIISCSEKFNLPVIATRRNIYNKDDKNNLNSINKEAKNDCKNYTANIENINKNTAEYKLAAANKLSFLNKLIDNGIKTVDIEQDTIEPYLIAEFIKFAHSKNSEVILSVHDFNSFINLKKAMQFYIEASYMKADFFKMAALIASKQEVLDILSICNKINELRNSDIGNYPEFIIFGMGDKGRLTRILSLNYGSFLSYCSINDGLPTAPGQVDINTFNRIYESCNFSIL, from the coding sequence ATGCTCTTATCTGAAATTAAAAAAGAAACCGATAAAAAACCCCATGTTTGCGCATCTATAGGAAAAGTAGAACTATCTAAAGTTATTTCTGTTATGGAAGATGCTGCAAACAATAATTTTTCATGTGTTGAAATAAGATTTGACCTTTTAATAGACCTTCAAGAAGAATTACTTTTCAACAAATATCTTCCTGAAATAATTTCATGCAGCGAAAAATTTAATTTGCCTGTCATAGCAACTAGAAGAAACATTTACAATAAAGACGACAAAAATAATTTGAACAGCATAAATAAAGAAGCAAAAAACGACTGCAAAAATTATACCGCAAATATTGAAAATATAAATAAAAATACAGCTGAATACAAATTAGCCGCAGCAAATAAATTATCCTTTTTAAATAAACTTATAGACAATGGAATAAAAACGGTTGATATCGAACAAGATACAATAGAGCCTTATTTGATTGCCGAATTTATAAAATTTGCGCATAGCAAAAATTCTGAGGTTATTTTATCGGTGCACGATTTCAACTCTTTTATTAATTTAAAAAAAGCAATGCAATTCTATATTGAAGCAAGCTATATGAAAGCAGATTTTTTTAAAATGGCGGCGCTTATTGCGTCAAAACAGGAAGTGCTTGATATATTATCTATTTGTAATAAAATAAACGAATTAAGAAATTCGGATATTGGAAATTATCCTGAATTTATAATTTTCGGAATGGGAGATAAAGGAAGATTAACCCGCATTCTCTCATTGAATTACGGGTCTTTTTTGTCATACTGTTCAATAAACGATGGATTGCCCACCGCTCCGGGTCAGGTAGATATCAATACATTTAATAGAATTTATGAATCTTGCAATTTTAGTATTTTGTAA
- a CDS encoding DNA-binding protein, with protein sequence MKPKVIIDTNILFSVLLSKENRYKFILFSKHIEFYTCNFLFVEIFKHKDKIQNISNLNEDEILSQLETILSKITFIKEELIPKEIFNKAYLLTKDIDEKDTPFVALSTFLNGLLLTGDKKLKNHLKQKGFNNFYELG encoded by the coding sequence ATGAAGCCTAAGGTAATAATAGACACAAATATATTATTTTCTGTCCTTTTAAGCAAAGAAAATAGATATAAGTTTATTTTATTTTCTAAACATATAGAGTTTTATACTTGTAATTTTCTTTTTGTAGAAATATTTAAGCATAAAGATAAAATACAAAATATTTCTAATTTAAATGAAGATGAGATTCTATCCCAATTAGAAACTATATTAAGTAAAATTACTTTTATTAAAGAAGAACTTATTCCAAAAGAAATATTCAATAAAGCTTATCTTCTAACAAAAGACATAGATGAAAAAGATACTCCTTTCGTAGCATTGTCTACATTTTTAAACGGTCTGCTTTTAACCGGCGATAAAAAATTAAAAAATCATTTAAAACAAAAGGGTTTTAACAACTTTTACGAATTGGGATAA